The following nucleotide sequence is from Scheffersomyces stipitis CBS 6054 chromosome 4, complete sequence.
ATGTTGCCGTCTTTatccttttccaattctccGAGCCATTCATACAAGACACTCAAGTCTCTGTTAGCCAAATCTTCTCTTTCGCAAGCCTTGTCGTACCAGTGCTTAGAAACGTCTCCCAAATACAAAAATCTATTGGCGTATTCAGCAGACTGAGTAGCCAACACCAAATCCTTTCTGGTCAACTTGGAGATGAAGCCACCTTCGTATTTCACATCAGCTGGCAAATTGTTTTCCTTTGGGTAGGCTCCTGGAATAGGACAGTTGTCCACAGCAGCCCAACACTTGCCAGTGGATACAGAAACCAATTTGGCATAGTCTTTCAAGTTGAGGCCGAACGACTTTGCCAATTGGAATGAATCTGCTACTGCCAAGTTGGTTACTGCCAATAAATAGTTGTTAGACAATTTCGCAGCTAAACCAGCACCGTGCGTCTCGCCGCATGCAAAAatatttgcacccattttGTTCAAAAGAGTTCTCAAGTCAGCAGAAATAGACTCATTGTTAGGTCTCGATAACATGAATGACAAGGTAGCTTTGCGGGCACCAGCGACACCTCCTGAAACAGGTGTGTCTATGAAGTCGGCGCCTGGTAGCTCCTTTTTGACAAATTCATGGACTTCTCTAGACGTGGGTATATCTATAGTAGAGGAGTCGAGAAAAGTCGTTTTGGTTCCCGAGACATTATTCTTCTGGTAGTGTGACACCAATTCGGAAACTACACCTTTCACATGTTTTCCTTCAGGAACCATGGTAATGATGAAGTCCAATGGTTCGTCCACGGAGGTGACGAACTCTTCAAGCAGATTCAATGGCTTCAAGGCGTCCTTGTTGGCAGGATTTTCATCAGTGACgttcttgatgaaagaCTGGGTAGCAGCTGCGACATTGTCGTTAACGTACAATTTATCAGTAGCctccaacttgttgtagATGTGTCTGGCCATGTGTTGTCCCATTTGTCCGAGACCGATGAAACCATAACTAGTTGATGCCATAGAAGTGGACGAGAAGTGACGGGTGCAGATTCTGGAAGCTTTGTACATTTTTAGGTGAAGTGCAATAGTGAAAATTCAAGCCAATGACGAATATTGTAGCGtagcagaagagaaagtatATTCAGTGTTAACCCTCAGCAGATTTAGAAGACCCGTAGTTTGAAACTGTTCAGGGTATTAGAGTGGGTATTTCAAAAATCCAAGATTCGG
It contains:
- the HIB1 gene encoding 3-hydroxyisobutyrate dehydrogenase-like protein (go_function phosphogluconate dehydrogenase (decarboxylating) activity~go_process pentose-phosphate shunt~go_function phosphogluconate dehydrogenase (decarboxylating) activity~go_process pentose-phosphate shunt) is translated as MYKASRICTRHFSSTSMASTSYGFIGLGQMGQHMARHIYNKLEATDKLYVNDNVAAATQSFIKNVTDENPANKDALKPLNSLEEFVTSVDEPLDFIITMVPEGKHVKGVVSELVSHYQKNNVSGTKTTFLDSSTIDIPTSREVHEFVKKELPGADFIDTPVSGGVAGARKATLSFMLSRPNNESISADLRTLLNKMGANIFACGETHGAGLAAKLSNNYLLAVTNLAVADSFQLAKSFGLNLKDYAKLVSVSTGKCWAAVDNCPIPGAYPKENNLPADVKYEGGFISKLTRKDLVLATQSAEYANRFLYLGDVSKHWYDKACEREDLANRDLSVLYEWLGELEKDKDGNIVELRK